A genomic window from Leptolyngbya sp. NIES-2104 includes:
- a CDS encoding plasmid pRiA4b ORF-3 family protein produces MPARKSSASVSLYQIKITLLELRPPIWRRVQVRSDITLGDLHEIIQTAMGWTNSHLHVFLIQGEEYGEPAPEYDWEVKNERKMKLNRVVAGEKFKFRYTYDMGDSWEHELLIEKILPAADLPRHSVCVTGKRACPPEDCGGTWGYTELVETLSDPNHPEHESMREWVGGAFNPEAFELIEVNEALQQLG; encoded by the coding sequence ATGCCCGCTCGGAAATCCTCAGCTTCTGTCAGCCTTTATCAAATTAAGATCACGCTGCTAGAGTTGCGCCCTCCCATCTGGCGACGTGTACAAGTTCGCAGCGACATCACGTTAGGCGATCTCCATGAGATCATTCAAACCGCAATGGGTTGGACAAACTCTCATCTGCACGTGTTTCTTATTCAGGGTGAGGAGTACGGTGAACCCGCTCCAGAATATGATTGGGAAGTGAAGAATGAGCGCAAAATGAAGCTGAACCGAGTTGTGGCTGGCGAAAAATTCAAGTTTCGCTACACCTACGATATGGGAGACAGTTGGGAGCATGAACTCTTGATTGAAAAAATTCTGCCTGCCGCTGACCTTCCTCGTCATAGCGTTTGTGTCACCGGGAAGCGAGCCTGTCCACCCGAAGACTGCGGTGGGACTTGGGGGTATACGGAGTTAGTAGAAACGCTGAGCGATCCCAATCATCCAGAGCATGAATCGATGCGAGAGTGGGTGGGTGGAGCATTCAATCCAGAGGCATTTGAGCTAATTGAGGTGAATGAAGCCTTGCAACAATTGGGATGA
- a CDS encoding type II toxin-antitoxin system VapC family toxin gives MIVLDTNVLSELMNPQGSQTVKSWADAQPRERLFTTTITQAEILYGIAILPEGNRKQRLQSAAQAAFNQEFLNQILLFDSQAAEHFATISSDRRRRGRPISQSDAQIAAICRTHQAAIATRNVDDFSNCGIEIVNPWEV, from the coding sequence ATGATCGTTCTTGATACCAACGTTCTCTCTGAATTGATGAACCCTCAAGGCTCACAGACCGTTAAATCGTGGGCGGATGCACAACCTAGAGAGCGCTTATTCACAACCACGATTACCCAGGCTGAGATCTTGTACGGGATTGCCATTCTGCCAGAGGGCAACCGAAAACAACGGCTTCAATCTGCCGCTCAAGCCGCGTTTAACCAAGAATTTCTCAATCAAATTCTTTTGTTTGACTCACAAGCTGCCGAACACTTTGCCACAATTAGCAGCGATCGCCGAAGACGAGGCAGACCGATCTCTCAGTCGGATGCTCAAATCGCTGCCATCTGCCGCACCCATCAAGCTGCAATTGCAACTCGGAATGTCGATGATTTTTCAAACTGCGGCATTGAGATCGTCAACCCTTGGGAGGTCTGA